A portion of the Streptomyces sp. NBC_00376 genome contains these proteins:
- a CDS encoding DEAD/DEAH box helicase yields the protein MTLPVALSGSDVIGQAKTGTGKTLGFGLPLLERVTVPADVEAGRAAPEELTEAPQALVVVPTRELCQQVTNDLLTAGKVRNVRVLAIYGGRAYEPQVEALKKGVDVIVGTPGRLLDLAGQRKLDLSHVRALVLDEADEMLDLGFLPDVEKIITMLPAKRQTMLFSATMPGAVIGLARRYMSQPTHIRATSPDDEGATVANISQHVFRAHSMDKPEMVSRILQANGRGLAMIFCRTKRTAADIAEQLEKRGFASGAVHGDLGQGAREQALRAFRNGKVDVLVCTDVAARGIDVEGVTHVINYQSPEDEKTYLHRIGRTGRAGAKGIAITLVDWDDIPRWQLINKALDLKFNDPVETYSTSPHLFEELDIPAGTKGVLPRAERTRAGLRAEEIEDLGETGGRGRKSAAASAPAVREERAPRTPRQRRRTRGGSAVSDTASTAAVPAPSAEAGDAPAEPRTPRRRRRTRVGAAEAAAEAVVSTVEAVVEVVVEPKAAKAAKATPVEAEPVAETKPRRRRARVVKPAEDEVDFQIAPFSEPVAETKTVTKPRRRPRVVKPAEDEVDFQIAPISEPVAETKPRRRTRAAAKPKTETVAEAPAAEEGEAKPRRRRAPRAAAAKTEG from the coding sequence ATGACGCTCCCCGTCGCGCTCTCCGGCTCCGATGTCATCGGCCAGGCCAAGACCGGCACGGGCAAGACCCTCGGTTTCGGTCTGCCGCTGCTGGAGCGCGTCACCGTCCCCGCGGACGTCGAGGCCGGCCGGGCCGCGCCCGAGGAGCTGACCGAGGCGCCGCAGGCGCTCGTCGTCGTCCCCACCCGTGAGCTCTGCCAGCAGGTGACCAACGACCTGCTGACCGCCGGCAAGGTGCGCAACGTCCGCGTCCTCGCGATCTACGGCGGCCGCGCGTACGAGCCGCAGGTCGAGGCCCTGAAGAAGGGCGTCGACGTGATCGTCGGCACCCCGGGCCGCCTGCTCGACCTGGCCGGGCAGCGCAAGCTCGACCTCTCGCACGTCCGGGCGCTGGTGCTCGACGAGGCCGACGAGATGCTCGACCTGGGCTTCCTGCCCGACGTCGAGAAGATCATCACGATGCTTCCGGCGAAGCGCCAGACGATGCTGTTCTCGGCGACCATGCCGGGCGCCGTCATCGGTCTCGCGCGTCGCTACATGTCGCAGCCGACGCACATCCGCGCCACCTCGCCCGACGACGAGGGCGCGACCGTCGCGAACATCTCGCAGCACGTCTTCCGGGCCCACTCGATGGACAAGCCGGAGATGGTCTCCCGCATCCTGCAGGCCAACGGCCGCGGGCTCGCGATGATCTTCTGCCGCACCAAGCGCACGGCCGCCGACATCGCCGAGCAGCTGGAGAAGCGCGGCTTCGCGTCCGGCGCGGTCCACGGCGACCTCGGCCAGGGCGCCCGCGAGCAGGCGCTGCGCGCGTTCCGCAACGGCAAGGTGGACGTGCTCGTCTGCACCGACGTCGCGGCGCGCGGTATCGATGTCGAGGGTGTGACCCACGTCATCAACTACCAGTCGCCGGAGGACGAGAAGACCTACCTGCACCGCATCGGCCGGACCGGCCGCGCGGGCGCCAAGGGCATCGCGATCACGCTGGTCGACTGGGACGACATCCCGCGCTGGCAGCTGATCAACAAGGCGCTCGACCTGAAGTTCAACGACCCGGTCGAGACCTACTCCACCTCGCCGCACCTCTTCGAGGAGCTCGACATCCCGGCCGGCACCAAGGGTGTCCTGCCGCGCGCCGAGCGGACCCGGGCGGGTCTGCGGGCCGAGGAGATCGAGGACCTCGGCGAGACGGGCGGCCGCGGCCGCAAGTCCGCCGCGGCTTCGGCGCCCGCCGTCCGCGAGGAGCGCGCACCGCGCACGCCGCGTCAGCGACGTCGCACCCGGGGCGGCTCCGCCGTCTCCGACACGGCGTCCACCGCCGCGGTGCCGGCCCCGTCCGCCGAGGCCGGCGACGCCCCGGCGGAGCCGCGTACGCCGCGCCGCCGTCGCCGTACCCGGGTCGGTGCCGCGGAGGCCGCTGCCGAGGCCGTGGTGAGCACGGTGGAGGCCGTGGTCGAGGTCGTGGTGGAGCCGAAGGCCGCCAAGGCTGCCAAGGCCACCCCGGTCGAGGCCGAGCCCGTGGCCGAGACCAAGCCGCGCCGCCGCCGCGCCCGCGTGGTCAAGCCGGCCGAGGACGAGGTCGACTTCCAGATCGCCCCGTTCTCCGAGCCGGTGGCCGAGACGAAGACGGTGACCAAGCCGCGTCGCCGCCCCCGTGTCGTCAAGCCGGCCGAGGACGAGGTCGACTTCCAGATCGCCCCGATCTCCGAGCCCGTGGCCGAGACCAAGCCGCGCCGCCGCACCCGTGCGGCCGCCAAGCCGAAGACGGAGACCGTGGCCGAGGCCCCGGCCGCCGAGGAGGGCGAGGCGAAGCCGCGCAGGCGCCGGGCGCCGCGCGCGGCCGCCGCCAAGACCGAAGGCTGA
- a CDS encoding NYN domain-containing protein has product MNEAEIRERLDRTNELLQRMLAEVSKTPSTHAIFVDAGYVYAAAGLLVTGTEDRRSFDLDAEGLIEAFIDKARTIFADSRLLRVYWYDGARRRIHTTEQQSIAELPDVKVRLGNLNANNQQKGVDSLIRTDLESLARHRAISDAALVGGDEDLVSAVEAAQGYGARVHLWGIEAGEGRNQAEPLLWEVDSQRTFDLDFCRPYVTRRPVTTYEDDTPAPAREDVRFVGAQIAAAWLAARGRESLADLLPGHPYLPGSVDQDLLVEAERLLQHSLRGHAHLRRALRDGFWQHLQSQY; this is encoded by the coding sequence ATGAACGAGGCAGAGATCCGCGAGCGCCTGGACCGCACCAACGAGCTTCTCCAGCGCATGCTTGCCGAGGTGTCGAAGACCCCCTCGACCCACGCGATCTTCGTGGACGCCGGCTATGTGTACGCCGCGGCCGGACTGCTCGTCACCGGCACCGAGGACCGCCGCTCCTTCGACCTCGACGCGGAAGGACTGATCGAGGCCTTCATCGACAAGGCCCGCACGATCTTCGCGGACAGCAGGCTGCTGCGCGTGTACTGGTACGACGGAGCCAGGCGGCGCATCCACACCACCGAGCAGCAGTCCATCGCCGAACTCCCCGACGTCAAGGTCCGGCTCGGCAACCTCAACGCCAACAACCAGCAGAAGGGCGTCGACTCACTCATCCGCACCGACCTCGAATCGCTCGCCCGGCACCGCGCCATCAGCGACGCGGCCCTGGTCGGCGGCGACGAGGACCTGGTCTCCGCGGTGGAGGCGGCGCAGGGGTACGGGGCCCGGGTGCACCTGTGGGGCATCGAGGCGGGGGAGGGGCGCAACCAGGCCGAACCACTGCTCTGGGAGGTCGACAGCCAGCGCACCTTCGACCTGGACTTCTGCCGCCCGTACGTCACCAGACGCCCCGTCACCACGTACGAGGACGACACCCCCGCACCCGCGCGCGAGGACGTCCGCTTCGTCGGCGCGCAGATCGCCGCGGCCTGGCTGGCAGCCCGGGGCCGCGAGTCCCTCGCCGACCTGCTGCCCGGACACCCGTATCTGCCGGGCTCCGTCGACCAGGACCTGCTGGTCGAGGCCGAGCGGCTGCTCCAGCACTCGCTGCGCGGCCACGCACATCTGCGGCGGGCACTGCGCGACGGCTTCTGGCAGCACCTCCAGTCGCAGTACTGA
- a CDS encoding alpha/beta fold hydrolase, with protein MSRPHTFTPPPCAHAHQLRTSRGGFAVLDASPPGAVRGTALLLPGYMGSKEDFMALLEPLSSAGYRIVAVDGRGQYESDGTDRQEDYTQRELAHDVLAQATALGDGGAGTVHLLGHSLGGQIARAAVLLDASPFRSLTLMSSGPAEVVEAQQLKVKVLSDALATLSMARVWDAMRALDPPEEAATVNGEALRRRWLRHRPAQLIATGRQLVTEPDRVAELAALPLPVHVLSGERDDTWPVPLLDEMARRLGADRTRIAGAEHSPNTDRPEQTAAALAAFWDSL; from the coding sequence ATGAGCCGGCCGCACACCTTCACCCCGCCCCCCTGCGCCCACGCCCACCAGCTGCGCACCTCGCGCGGCGGCTTCGCCGTGCTGGACGCCTCGCCGCCCGGTGCCGTGCGCGGCACCGCCCTCCTGCTGCCCGGATACATGGGCAGCAAGGAGGACTTCATGGCGCTCCTGGAGCCACTCTCGTCCGCCGGGTACCGGATCGTCGCCGTGGACGGCCGCGGCCAGTACGAGAGCGACGGGACGGACCGTCAGGAGGATTACACGCAGCGCGAGTTGGCCCACGATGTGCTCGCGCAGGCCACCGCGCTCGGCGACGGGGGCGCGGGCACCGTGCATCTGCTGGGGCACTCGCTCGGCGGGCAGATCGCCCGCGCCGCCGTGCTGCTCGACGCCTCGCCGTTCCGCTCGCTGACGCTCATGTCGTCGGGGCCCGCCGAGGTCGTCGAGGCCCAGCAGCTCAAGGTGAAGGTGCTCAGCGACGCGCTCGCGACGCTGAGCATGGCCCGGGTGTGGGACGCGATGCGCGCCCTCGACCCGCCGGAGGAAGCGGCCACGGTGAACGGCGAGGCGCTGCGCCGGCGCTGGCTGCGCCACCGGCCCGCCCAGCTGATCGCCACCGGCCGTCAGCTGGTGACCGAGCCGGACCGGGTGGCCGAACTCGCCGCCCTGCCGCTGCCGGTCCATGTGCTCTCCGGCGAGCGCGACGACACCTGGCCGGTGCCGCTGCTCGACGAGATGGCGCGACGGCTCGGCGCGGACCGCACCCGGATCGCGGGGGCCGAGCACTCCCCCAACACGGACCGCCCGGAACAGACGGCGGCCGCGCTCGCCGCGTTCTGGGACAGTCTGTAG